TGCGAGTGCGAGGACCATTTGAATGTAGGATTGCTCCAGGTTTTGGTAGAGTCGGGCCCGGCGAATGGCCGTGCCCCCGATCTCGGCGATCGCCTGCAGGAGGCGAACCTCCGCTTCCGCAAACGGAAGCACGTCGGGTGTTCGCATCCGTGCCAGGGCGAGCGTCCCAATGATTTCTTGCTCGGAGCGCACGGGAACGATCACCACGGGTCCGATCCTTCGATCTTTGAGGGAATCCCTCCACTTGGGCAGGGATGCGGCGGCGATATCAGAGGCGACATGCGCAACGCCGGTCTCCGCCACCCGGCCCGCGAGGCTCCCGGTGAGGGAAAACGTGGATCCGGGGAGTTCGGCGGGTAGTCCGACAGTATGCACCCGCGTAAACTGGTGCCCGGACTCGTCAAGGAGCGCCAGCGACCCGTACCCGGCACCGAAGAGCGCCAGCGGTTGGTCGACGAGGATGGGGTACATCTCCTCCGCGGTCCTGGCCGCCCGCAGTCGTTTGCTGACCTCGGCGAGGACTTCGAGCTCCATCGTCCGCTGCGCCTGTCCCTCGCGCAGCCCGGCATTCTGAAGCGCGACCGCGGACTGCCAACAAAACGACTGATACACGTCGTGCTCGGGCTCGGTCCAGGTCCGGGGCGTGTCGTAGTAACAGCTCACCACCGCGATCACGCGCCCTTCGAAGATCAAGGGGAGGTTGCCGACGGCGCGGTATCCCTCGCGTTCGGCGACCCGGCGAACCAGCTCGCCGTCCGGCAAGGCCTGCATGTCGCTGTAGATAAAGGGCCTTCTCGCGTCGAGGGTGCGCCCGTCGGGGAGCACCAGCCGCTCCTGTGCAGCCCCCGCCATCAGCCGGCCGATCGTCAGGGACGATTGACGGCCCAGGACCTCGCCGATGTGATCGGAGGAGAGCCCCAGCGACCACGGGCAGATGATCGTCCCCTCGGGCTGACGCACGTACACGGCCCCGCGATCGGCGGCGCAGAGCTGCATGGCCCCCTGCCCGATGGCAATCACCGCCTCCGGCACGGTCAGCGGAGCATTGAGGGTTTCGGTGAGGCTCACGAGACGGCTCATCAGGCGGGCATGCTGCTGCGTGTCCTGGAACATGCGGAGCCTCTGCGCGGCGGCGCCCACCTGCCTGCCGACCGTTTCGGCCAGCGCGATCTCCTCGGGCTGCCATGCCCGAGGCTCGGACGACGCCAGCGCCAGCCCGCCGATGCACCGGCCGTCGGTCCGAATCGGCACGGTGAGAGACGCCCGGATGCCAAACTTGGTCATGAGGGAGGCCAGCGGCTTGGACGCAGGATCGTCGGCGCGGGTCCAGTCATCGATGCCGGCCGGCCCGGACCGGCGAACTCCCGCGTCCGCACACGCGCGCTGGATCGCCGCCCCCGCGTCCGGCGCGAGACCGTGCATGATGTGGGTGTCCTCCGCCCAAATGCCTCCCATCTCGCACTTGAGCGTCCGCAGCGTCTGGTCGATGGCGACTCCGAGGAGTTGCGTCACATCTGTGGCCGAAGATGCGGCGGCGATCACCTGGTTGAGGACCTCTAGATGCGCCGCCCGCCGGCGGATCTCGTCCTCAGCCCGCCTCCGTTCGGTGATGTCTCGAGAAATCGTCGCGACCCCCGTCACCCTCCCGTCGTGATCTCTGATCGGGGAGAGCGTGAGGGAGACGCGGATAGGGACGCCGTCCTTCCTCACTCGAACGGACTCGATGTGCGTGACGCTCTCTCCGCGATGGAGACGGTCGCGATACTGATGGATAGTGGAGGCAGCTCCTGAGGGAACCAGGGTCGAGACCGGCTGTCCGATCATCTCTCCCGCCGAATATCCATACATCCGTTCCGCGCCCGGGTTCCACGCCTGGATGATCCCATCGAGGGTGACCCCCATGATCGCATCCTCAGAGGATTCCACGATCGCCGCGGCACGCTGTCGCATTTCATCGGTGAGCTTTCGCTCGGTGACATCTTCAAGAAACGCCACGATGCCGGTCACGGTCCCCGACGCGTCGCGCAGAGCAGCCGACGAGATCCTCACATCAACCAGAGACCCGTCCTTTCTTTGACGTCGGACCTCTTCGCCCGTCAGGATTTCGCCGTTGAGCACCCTTTTGCGAAGCCGGCGATACTCCACCTGAGCCTGAGGGGGAACGACGGGGTTCGGACGGCCCACCGCTTCGGCCGCAGTCCACCCGAACATCTGCTCCGCGGCGGAGTTCCAGCGGCGGACGATCCCGTTCGGGTCAATCACGATAATGGCCAGCGGCGAGGCTTGAATGAAGGCCTCGAGCATGTCGCCGGCCCCCTGCGTGCCCTCGGCGATCGAGATGACCGCCGGGGGGTGCGGGCGCGTCGCTTTGGCCATGCCTCCCCTCAGTCCGAGATGAGCTGAATACTCGGTTGAATACCCTTTTGGGGAGGCACTTAGGACACAATCAGCAGCAAGATCGCAGGAAGATTGCCCCGCGGGATCGGTGATCTCAGGCCGGCCGCATCACGCTCGCCGTTTCCCGTTGCAACCGCTCGGGAACGCGCTCCGTATCCATCTGCTCGAGGACGAGGTCCCAAGTAAGCGGGATCTCCTGGGGCGCGTAGCACTCGGCCTCGTCGCAGGCCTGGAGGGCGACGCGTCCCCGGATCACCAGGGCGCCCGCGGACAGCAGGTCGGCCAATTCCTTGCGGCTCCCAAGGGCGCAATCCACCAGGATCCGGAAGGGCCGAGTGTAGACCGGCACGGATTCTCCCAGAGCGGGGAACTCCATGATCTCGGCTTCCGGAAATTGGGGCGGGTACGCTGTCGAATACGGCGGGGGCTCGAGGGTCACGGCGAGCGGGTGGTACCCGTACCGCTCCGCGCCCGGCGCGTAAATGTGGACCCCCGGTGCCGGTGCCACCTCGACAA
This portion of the bacterium genome encodes:
- a CDS encoding PAS domain S-box protein; translation: MAKATRPHPPAVISIAEGTQGAGDMLEAFIQASPLAIIVIDPNGIVRRWNSAAEQMFGWTAAEAVGRPNPVVPPQAQVEYRRLRKRVLNGEILTGEEVRRQRKDGSLVDVRISSAALRDASGTVTGIVAFLEDVTERKLTDEMRQRAAAIVESSEDAIMGVTLDGIIQAWNPGAERMYGYSAGEMIGQPVSTLVPSGAASTIHQYRDRLHRGESVTHIESVRVRKDGVPIRVSLTLSPIRDHDGRVTGVATISRDITERRRAEDEIRRRAAHLEVLNQVIAAASSATDVTQLLGVAIDQTLRTLKCEMGGIWAEDTHIMHGLAPDAGAAIQRACADAGVRRSGPAGIDDWTRADDPASKPLASLMTKFGIRASLTVPIRTDGRCIGGLALASSEPRAWQPEEIALAETVGRQVGAAAQRLRMFQDTQQHARLMSRLVSLTETLNAPLTVPEAVIAIGQGAMQLCAADRGAVYVRQPEGTIICPWSLGLSSDHIGEVLGRQSSLTIGRLMAGAAQERLVLPDGRTLDARRPFIYSDMQALPDGELVRRVAEREGYRAVGNLPLIFEGRVIAVVSCYYDTPRTWTEPEHDVYQSFCWQSAVALQNAGLREGQAQRTMELEVLAEVSKRLRAARTAEEMYPILVDQPLALFGAGYGSLALLDESGHQFTRVHTVGLPAELPGSTFSLTGSLAGRVAETGVAHVASDIAAASLPKWRDSLKDRRIGPVVIVPVRSEQEIIGTLALARMRTPDVLPFAEAEVRLLQAIAEIGGTAIRRARLYQNLEQSYIQMVLALARTVDARDTYTSGHSERIAVWAEAVARALGCGAEEIQNIRWAALLHDIGKVGVPDEILRKPGSLSAAEWDVMRQHPVIGAGILVSTDRMHGVAKIVRHHQERWDGTGYPDGLRSEEIPLGARILAVVDAYSAITDNRPYKAARTHAEAVAELRRCAATQFDSRVVEIFCRIVEAPA
- a CDS encoding protein-disulfide reductase DsbD domain-containing protein translates to MTTTATEDRVRPGNRFTLIVEVAPAPGVHIYAPGAERYGYHPLAVTLEPPPYSTAYPPQFPEAEIMEFPALGESVPVYTRPFRILVDCALGSRKELADLLSAGALVIRGRVALQACDEAECYAPQEIPLTWDLVLEQMDTERVPERLQRETASVMRPA